The genomic DNA GAGCAGGGAAATGATGATCGAGTTGATGCAGACCGATTTGCCCGAGCCGGTCGAACCCGCGATCAGCAGATGCGGCATCTTACCGATGTCCGCCACAGTGGTGTTGCCCGCAATGTCCCGGCCAAGCGCCACGGTGAGCTTGCTTTTCGCGTCCATGAATTCGGAAGAATCGATGATTTCACGAATCGAAACCGCGCTGATGACCTTGTTCGGCACCTCGATGCCAACCGCGGCCTTGTTGGGGATCGGCGCTTCAATACGCACGCCCGCCGCCGCAAGATTCAGGGCAATGTCGTCCGCAAGGCCTGTGATCCGGCTGATTTTTACACCGGCGGACGGCTGAAGCTCATAACGGGTGACGGCCGGGCCGCGGGAGATATCCACAATGCGGGTCTGCACGCCGAAGGAAGCGAGCGTATCGACCAGCCGCTGGGCGTTCTGCTTCATTTCGTCGGTCACATTCGAACCGGCCTTCTGGCGCGGTTCGCGCAAAAGTCCGAGCGATGGTTTTATGTAGATTGGCTGGACAGGGATCGAAGCTTCCTGTGCCAGCTCAAGCTGGATGCCCTCATCCGGTTTGCCTTTATCGGCAGGCGGCTCGGAAGGGGCGGCCTGACCGGGCTCGGGATGTTCAAGCGGAACCGGGTCGTCGTCGAGCAACGGCGGCAGGTTCAGGCTGCTTGAGAAGGTCTCCTCCGACGCTTTTTCCAAAACGGATTCCGGCACGGAAACCACTTCGGGCTGTATGGGCTCGTCCGCCTTGAAGGCGAATTTGCCAGTTTCGGTTGCTGCCTTATGTACCAGCTCATCAATCGAAGGTTCGGGAGACGGCACGAACTGCATCGGCTCGTCCGAAACCGAAAGGGAGAAGCCGCCGACCGCGTCCGGCTCAAAGTTGTCGTCGAGCGGAATGTCAATGTCAAATTTGGGCGCATGCTGTGCGGGAGCGTCCGCCAAAGCAACCTGCGGAGCCGCAGCGGCAGGGATGCCTTCGGCCGCCGCAGGCTGCGCAGGCTCATCGGAAGCCGGCTGATTTTTACCGCGCCGGGGAGGCTCGTCGAGCGGGATGTCGATTGTGCGTTTTTTCTGCGCGGGTGCGGCTGCGCGCTGCGCACGGCGCTCCTCCTGACGCTGCATCTGTTCGGCATAGGACTCGCCGATCTTCTGAACCGGCTTATGCGCGGCGCGCGCAAGCCCGATAAGCGTGCCGCCGGTCATCAGCATGATAAGCACAAAGAGTGCGAGGACGATGATGATGCCCGCACCGAGCTTGTCAAAAAATGTAAGGAGCGGAAGCCCGACCACCGCGCCGACAAAACCGCCGCTTTCGCCCTTGATGCCCATGAGGATCGATTCGATGAGCATGTCCATCACATGCGCGTCCTCGGTGACCGGCGCGCCCATCTTGAAGATCTGCCACGCGCCGCAGAAAAAGACAACAAGCAGGCCTCCTTCCCAGGCGCGGGCGGCGACCGGCTTGTCCTGCGTATCAAGGACGGCTATGTAGATGAGCAGTGCTGCCACCGCAATGGCGCCGCATCCAAAGATGCCAAACAGGGTGTTATGCAGCCATTGCCAGACACTGGCCCCTTCGATCAAAGTGAGCGCCCCCACCAGGATACCGACGGCGAAGAGCACCAGCGCGCGCATCTGTTTGCGGGCGCGCTGCTGGGCCGCGTTGCGTTTGCGGGTCGCGGCGCTTTTCGAGCGGGAGCGCGTGGATGATTTTGTAGCCATGAACAGTCCTCCGATGCAAAAGAGAGTTTCAAAAAAGCAAAAAAGGCATTATGCCCCTAGGAAGAAGCCCCGGACGGCATAGCCGGTGAAATGGTCAATGGCGCCGACCGTCAGGACAACCATGCCGAGCACAAGGGTGTAGTATCCAAAATATTTGAGTTTATTGCCCCTGACGACCCACTGCACCAGCTTGATCGACAGGATGCCGAAGATGACCGAGCTTAAAAGCCCCATAATAATGACCGGCGCGGAGAGGGAAGACCCCTCCCGGACCGCGTCGCCCACCTCGAGGACGATCGCGCCGAGCACCGCCGGGATACCCAGGATGAACGAATAGGCCACCGCATAGGAACGCTCCAGTCCGCAGAGCAGTCCGGCCGAGATGGTCGAGCCGGAGCGGGAGATTCCCGGCATGGTGGCAATCACCTGCGCGGCGCCAATGAAGAGCGCGTCCTTGGGGCCCATCGTAAGCGCGTCTTTGCGGCCGGGGCGCTCCTTTGCCGCGAAGAGCAGCATTGCTCCGGTGAGCAGGAAACAGAAACCTTCCACCGTGATGTCGGTGTCGGTCGAGAATCCGGAAATGAAATCTTTAAAGAGCAGCATCAGCCCAAGCGGCACCAGCGACAGGAATAAGAACAGCAGCATCCGCCGGGCTGAGGACATGTTTTTTGCGGAGAACTTTCCGGTGAGAAGATCGCGTACAAGGGTAACAAGCGCGATCAGCAGCTTCCAGAGCGTCCCCCAGAAGCAGATGATCACCGCGATGAGGGTGCCCGCGTGCAGTAAAATCGAGAACAGAAAGCCGCTCTCGCTGTTGTTGCCGGTGAAATACTGGAACAGGGAAAGGTGTCCCGAGCTGGACACCGGAAGAAATTCGGTCAGCCCCTGCAGAAGCCCCTGCAGGAACGCTTCCAAAATTGTCATAAGCCTTTTAGCTCCTTATTTTGTCAGTTTAGGATCTGCCCGGGGGAATAACGGGGATCAAGATAGTCGCGCGGATTGGTCGAGATGAGACGCGAGACGGTGAATTTTCCGTTTTGTGAAACGCCCTCAATATAAGCGTTATGCACCGGGCGGTAGGAGTATTCCACCGCGTCCTGTCCGCCCAGGATCATCTCGGCCGGAACAATCGTATAGAGGAACATCTCAGTCCCTCCCTTCAATCATGGCATAGAGTGCTTCGATCACGTCAGAAACGCCGCCGAGCGAATCGATGAGCCCTTCGTCCACGGCGGACTGCCCGTCGAGCACGGTGCCCACGTCCATCACGAGCTCGTCCTTGTTCATCATGAGCTGGCGGAACCGTTCGCCGGTGATGTTCGAGTTGTCGGTGACGAATTTGACGATTCGTTCCTGCATCTTGTCAAAATATGAGAGGGTCTGCGGCACGCCAAGCACCAACCCGTTCATCCGCACCGGATGCACCGTCATGGTCGCGGATGGGACGATGAAGCTCTTGCGGGCGCTCACCGCGAGCGGCACGCCAATCGAATGGCCGCCGCCGAGCACGAGCGAGACGGTCGGCTTCTTCATGCCGGAGAGCAGTTCCGCGATTGCGAGCCCCGCTTCGACGTCGCCACCGACCGTATTGAGGATGATGACGAGCCCTTCGATCTCTGGGTCCTGCTCGACCGCGAGCAGCTGCGGGATCACATGCTCGTACTTTGTGGTTTTGTTTTGCGCGGGCAGGATATAATGCCCCTCGATCTGCCCGATGATGGTCAGGCAGTGTATGACGTGCTTGCCCTTTTTGCTGGTCACGCCGCCTGTCTCAATGATCTGCTGGGTCTGCTCGGACAGGTTTGGGTTATTTTCCTGACCCTCCTGGGTCCCCGGGGCCTCCTGGCCTTCGCCTTCGGGCGCATTGTCGTTGTCCTGCATAAATTTTTGCTGTTCGCTGGCTTTCAAATCGATAACCTCCTTCAAATTGGTAACGAGGTTATCTTTGCCGGTTCTTCACCGGTCTATGCCTGCCAAAACAGCGGACCGTGCAACAAAACATACAATATCATTATAACATTCATGGATAGATTGTCAAACGAACAAGCGCGAAAAAAGGGACCGCATACGCGGTCCCACGGGCGGCTCAGCCGTCCATGACCTCGATCGAATTGAGGCCGCTTTTCATCACGAGCCTGCGCAGCGGCGGGGAATACATAAACGGGCATTTGAGCAGTTTTAGAGAGAGCTTTGCCCGCAGACGCAGGGTGGCGGCGCGGTAACGTCCGTTGGGGTCGCCCTGCGGTGCCGCGAGCACCCGCGCGAGCATGACAGCGCTCAAAATCGCGCTGCTGATGCCTTCGAGCGAGCTTGGGCTGATGAATCCGGCCGCCTCCCCGATGAGGAAGGCGTTGTCGCGTCCACAGCAGAACTGCCCGGGCGAAGCGGGACGCAGCACCCGGCAGGCTTCGGTTCGCTTCGGTTCGCCCAGATGAATTCCAACACTTTCCAGTTTGCGCTTCTGACGCTCAAACCGTTCGCGGCAGCCTTTGGCGGGATACGCCCCGCCGAATATAAGGCTGCCGTCCTTTGAAAGCGCCCAGGAGTAGCAGTCGGTGTTTTCGGAATCAAACACGCAGGAATAAAACGGCGTGGTGTGGGTGTCCGCAAACCACTGCTGGATCGAGACGTAGCTGCGCAGTTTTTTATGCGGGTAGAGAACCTCCCGCACCAGCGAATTGGCGCCGTCCGCGCCGACAAGGCGGGCGGCTTCGATGGTTTGCTCCCGGCCATCCCGCCAAAAACGCACCCGCCAGCCTCCGGGGATTTTTTCCACCGCGCGGCAGGCAGCATTCGTAAACAGGTCGACCTGCGGCGGGATGAGCCCGCGCAGCCAAAGGTCAAACCGATGGCGGTCGAGATTTACATAAAAACGCTGGTAATAGCGGGTGACACCGGTATCGAGATCGATCGTGCGCACCGAAAAGATCTGCGGGTCGACGATCAGCTCGCGCGGCAGAGTGAGGCCGAGACAGGCAAGCGCCTTCTGCGCGTCCGGCGCGAGCAGGCCGCCGCACGGCTTGCGAAAGCCGTTCTCCGGCGAATCCTTGCGGTCGATCGCCGCGACGCGCATCCGGGGCCCGAGCAGGCGCGCCAGTGTGGAGCCCGCAGGGCCGAGCCCTACGATGGCCAGATCATACATATGCATCTGCTCCCGATGATGTATTTTTTCAATAGTTGGAAAGCCCCTTGAGGGATTCGTCATGCACGACCCACTCGTCCGCCACGTTGATGACGCGGAATTCCTCCTTGTCGTCGCGGATGATCACGGTGGAGATGCCAGCGTTGATGATGAGGCGGGTGCACATTGAGCAGGGACAGGCATTGCGGACATATTCACCGGTGTCATATTCCTTGCCGACCAGGTAAAGCGTAGCGCCGAGCATCTGCTCGCGGGAGGCGTGGATGATCGCGTTCATTTCGGCGTGTACCGAGCGGCAGAGTTCATATCGCTCGCCGCGCGGGACGTTGAGCTTGGAGCGGGTGCAGTAGCCCAAATCGGAACAGTTTTCCCGCCCGCGCGGCGCGCCGACATAGCCGGTCGAAACGATCTGGTCGTTTTTCACGATGATCGCGCCGAAGTTGCGCCGCAGGCAGGTGCCGCGCGAGGCGACCGTCTCGGCAATATCCAAATAATAGTTTATTTTATCGCGTCTTGCCATCTATCTTCACTTCCTTTATAATGATGAAAGGTATGGAGCTGGTCATTGATTTTATTCTACTATACCGCGGCGGCCTGTGCAAGCTCCTTTTTTATTTCCTGCAAAACCAAATCCAGTTCCTGGAGGATTTTATGGACAACCTTTCCAATATTGGCGTGATACGAGACGTATTGTCGCGCCACGGTTTTACATTCAGTAAAGCGCTCGGGCAGAATTTCCTTGTCAACCCGACCGTCTGCCCGCGCATGGCCGAGCTTGGCGGCGCGAAAGCAGGCGTCGGAGTTATTGAAATCGGAGCGGGCGTCGGTGTGCTGACCGCCGAGCTTGCCAAACGCGCGGACAAAGTCGTCTGTATCGAAATTGATGCCCGGCTGCTGCCGGTGCTCGCGGAAACGCTCGCGGGCTACCAAAACGTCGAGATCGTGAATGCGGATGTGATGCGGGTCGACCTGCACGCGCTCATCGCGGAAAAGTTTTCCGGCATGGAGGTGGTTGTCTGCGCGAATCTGCCGTACTACATCACCTCGCCGATCATTATGAGCCTGCTCGAGCAGCGCCTGCCGGTCAAATCGATCACCGTGATGGTGCAGAAGGAGGCCGCGCAGCGGCTCTGCGCCGAACCCGCCACCCGCGAGGTTGGCGCGGTCACAATCGCTGTGCGGTACTACAGCGTCCCGAAGGTGCTCTTTCAGGTGTCACGCGGGTCGTTTATGCCGTCGCCCGACGTGGACAGTACGGTCATCCGGCTGGATATCCGGGAGCGGCCGCAATACGACGTGGGGGATGAAAAGGCTTTCTTCGCGGTGGTGAAGGCGGCTTTTTCCCAACGCCGTAAAACGATCCTGAACTGTCTGGCAAGCGGGCTTTCGCTTGCGAAGCCGGACGCCGCCGCGCTGCTCGAAACGGCGGGGGTGCCGGGCACGGCACGCGCCGAGCAGCTCACGATGGAACAGTTCGCGGCGCTTTCCCGCGCCGCAAAGGAGATGAAACGATGAAACTGACAAAACGCAGGATCCTGTCCATTGTGATCGCGGCTGTTACCCTCATCGCGACCGGGGCGTATTACACAATGGTTTACCACTATACGGCGAAACCGGAATCGCTGACCGAGGCGCTCACGGAATATACCGGCATGCCGGTGGAGATAGCCGGGACCGAGGAGGCTGGCAACCGGCTGTTCGTGCTCTTCAAGGACCCGGGCGGCGGCCCGATGATGGGCTACGCGCTTTTCGACCGGGGGATGAACACCCTTTACCGGCCGGTCAGCGCCGGCTACGGCAATTCGATCGGCGTGGAGGTCTATCCCTTCACCGCTTCGGGCAAACGGAAGGTCGCGGTCTGCGGCGTGAACGCCGACCCGCGCGCGGTGGCCTACGAGGTCATTACGGTGGACGAGGAACCGCCGCAGGTGGTGTTTTCCGGAGAGATTGCCGAACGGGATTTCGTCGATATTTATGAGCACCCGAAAACGGAGGGACTCTGGCGCGGCCTACGGCTTCTTGACGCGGATGGGAACGACCTCGCTCCCGAACTGTACGCGTCAGGGATGGCGGACGGGCCGGGCACCGGGATTGGGACAGCCGAGCTTTTCATGACAGATATTTTTTGCATCCTCATCCTGTTGGTTGGATTCGTTGTGGCAAAATATTTCTGGGACGAAAAACAATTGCCGGAGGACAAAAAGGAATAGAGAAACGGCCCCGCTTCTCAGAAGCGGGGCCGTTTTGGTTTGAAATCAGGATTTCTCGTCAGCATAAAACTGGTTCATCCGGTAGCAAAGGGTCATAAGGCTGTCCCCAAGATGCACGTTTTCGACCACGACGTTCTCGAAATTAAGCAGCAGATCGTAGTGGGAGAAGTTCCAGAAGCAGTTGATGCCGAGGTTTTTGAGCCGCTCGGCCGTTTCATAAGCCACCTCGCGCGGGATGCAGAGGATCGCGGCGCGGGGATGATTTTCCCGGCAGAAGTCTTCGAGTTCGGTGGTGTCCCGCACGGTATGTTCCCGGATCTTCTGCCCGATGACCGTGGGGGAGTTGTCGAAAATCCCCACGAGCTTAAAACCGCTGGTGTCGAAGTTCATATGCTTTGCAAGCGTGCGGCCGAGATTTCCCGCGCCGATCAGGATGATGTCGGCCTGTTTATTGAGGCCGAGGATGTTCCCGATTTCCTTATAAAGCGCGGCGACGTTGTAACCGTAACCCTGCTGGCCGAATCCGCCGAAGCAGTTGAGATCCTGTCGGATCTGGGAGGCGGTGAGCTGCATGAGCTGTGCAAGCTCCCGCGAAGAGATACGGGTGACATCCTTTTTCAGAAGGTCGCCCAAAAAGCGATAGTAGCGCGGCAGACGCCGGATAACCGACAGTGAAACGCCCTCATGCTTTGGCATAGACACAAACACCCTTCCTGTGTAGATTTCCTTGTGTGCCGGGCGGATCAGAGGCTCGCTACGGTATCCATGACATAATTGCCGAATTCCTCGCAGGTGCAGCCGGTGTCGCGGCCGGTGATGGTGAGCTTTTTCTCCTCGTACATGCAGACGTCCAGCGCACGGTCGAGCTTATCCGCCTGCGCCTGGAAGCCGATGTGGCTCAGCAGCAGCACCGCTGCGCGCAGCATCGAGCAGGGATCGGCATATTTGCCGCGGCCTTCCTTGATCATACGCGGCGCGGAGCCGTGGATCGCCTCAAACATCGCGTAGCGTTTGCCGATGTTGGCGCTGCCCGCGGTACCGACGCCGCCCTGGAACTCGGCGGCTTCATCGGTGATGATGTCGCCGTAGAGGTTCGGAAGTACAAATACCTTGAAATCACGGCGGCGCTTCTGGTCAATCAGTTTTGCGGTCATGATGTCAATATACCAGTCGTCGGTGGAGATGTCCGGATACTCCTTGGCGATGTTCTGGCAGAGTTTGAGGAACTTGCCGTCGGTCGTCTTGACGATGTTGGCCTTGGTGACGATTGAAACGCGGTCTTTGTGGTTTTTCTTGGCATAGTCGAAAGCGAGCCGCGCGATGCGTTCGGTGCCTTCGGTGGTGGTGACGACAAAGTCGAACGCGACCTCGTCGTCGACATTCACGCCGCAGGAGCCGAGCGTGTATGCGCCTTCGGTATTCTCACGGAAGAAGGTCCAGTCGATGCCTTCGCTCGGGACTTTGACCGGGCGGACGTTCGCGAACAGGTCAAGCTCCTTGCGCATCGCAACGTTGGCCGATTCGATATTTGGCCAGGGATCGCCCGCTCGCGGGGTGGTGGTGGGGCCTTTGAGGATGACGTGGCATTTTTTGAGTTCCGCGAGCACGTCGTCCGGGATAGCTTTGCCGACGGCGGCGCGGTTTTCGATGGTGAGGCCGTCGATCTGCTTAAATTCCACACGGCCGGCGGCCACTTCATCCGCCAGCAGGTGCTTTAATACGCGGGCGGCTTCATTGGTGATAATGGGGCCGATGCCGTCGCCGCCGCAGACACCGATGACGATCTTATCGAGATGTTCGTAATCCACGAAGTCCTTAGTTGCTTTAATGCGCTCATTGCGCGCAAGCTGGGCCTCTACCAGCGCGGCAAAATGTTCGACAGCCGCTTGTACTTTCTGATCCAATGCAAGTCCTCCTATGATTCATTTCATGATACAGTTACATCACAGTAATAATTATACATTATTTTATATCATTGCGCAGGTCTTGTCAATCTGAAAGCCAGCTGCCCAAAGATGCAGTTTGGAGAAAAAACGGAAGGTTCAGGGCGGCAGGAAACCAGAGTCGGTACAAAAACGGGCGAGCTCCCGCAGGGTTTTGCGCGCGGCGGCCAGCCTGCGGCTGACCGTGGAGCGGCTGACGCCGAGAATTTTGGCGGCCTCAGGCATCTTGATCCCCTCCAGGTAATAGAGCCGGACGGCTTCCCGCTGGCCTGGCGGCAGAAAGCGGATGGCGTTGGCGGCAAACCGCCGGTAGCGTTCACGCGCGGGCGTGTTGTCACCGTTGCCGCCGTAGGTTTCGGACGCGACCTTGTCCGGGTCGGACAGGTGCGCGTTCCAGGCCCGCTGGGGGAAAAGCGGTTTATCCTGCCGGTATTTACTATGCGTAGTAGTCCTTGAGATAGGCCGTCACCACCTTTAAATCACTCAATTCGGTATAGAGCGCGTCCATCCGGCGCCGCAGAAGGAGTGCTTCCTCACCGTCTGCCGTGCGCAGACGCTTGCGCAGCTCGCATAGGCGCTTCTGCAGCGCTTCGGCAGCAGCGCGGTATTCCACTGAAAGTGCGGTCAGATCCATGCAATTCCCCTTTCGATTCGCTTGTTTTTCCCCTCTAACCCCAACGTAGCATGGGAAAAAAACGAAGTCAAACGGGGGAATGGTCCTTTCTTGCTTGTCCAAGAAAGGACCCAAAGAAGGACACGCGGGGACACCCCGCGGCCCCGTGCGCGCAATTTTGTTGCCGCTTCCCGGCAAAGATTACGCGCAATCTGCCACAGGCAAGACGATGTGTGCCGCGTGATAAAAAGCACGCGGGACATATTTTCGCACCCAGTGCGAAAATGCGCTGCGCGCAACAGGGACAAGCCGATCAAAAAATCCCGCCGGCATTGCCGGCGGGATTTGGTTCGTATGGGGGTCAGTTTGCTGAAATGGTAAAATCGGCCGTGATTTCGGTGCAGGCGAGCGCTTCGCCGTGCGGATCGATGAAGCAGGCAAGTTGAGACACGCGGTAGATGCCCGGCGAAAGCGGCTCGTCGAAAATATCGATGGGGATCGGGATGGTTGCCGTTTCGCCCGGTGCGAGTGGGAAGGAGGCGGAAACGCTGTCCGGGTTTACCATCGCGCCGTCGCGCGGGGTGAGCGGCAAAACTTCGCCGCCGTCCACTTTGCGGAAATCGAACCATGAGGTGTAGAGCAGCGTGTCGGAAGCGTTATTTAAAACAACGAGGCTGATACTTTCGGTCCCGACGGGGTAGGAATCCTGTTCAGGACGCGCTGTAACGCTCGTCACAGGGGCTTCGGAGCTGCCGAACCCGATCACCGAAAAGACCTTGTCGTTCTGCGCTTCGGGAAGGAAGAACGCCTTCTCCCGTGGCACGGGCCGCACCGCGGAGTACAAAAGCCCGATACCGAT from Anaerotruncus rubiinfantis includes the following:
- a CDS encoding FtsK/SpoIIIE family DNA translocase: MATKSSTRSRSKSAATRKRNAAQQRARKQMRALVLFAVGILVGALTLIEGASVWQWLHNTLFGIFGCGAIAVAALLIYIAVLDTQDKPVAARAWEGGLLVVFFCGAWQIFKMGAPVTEDAHVMDMLIESILMGIKGESGGFVGAVVGLPLLTFFDKLGAGIIIVLALFVLIMLMTGGTLIGLARAAHKPVQKIGESYAEQMQRQEERRAQRAAAPAQKKRTIDIPLDEPPRRGKNQPASDEPAQPAAAEGIPAAAAPQVALADAPAQHAPKFDIDIPLDDNFEPDAVGGFSLSVSDEPMQFVPSPEPSIDELVHKAATETGKFAFKADEPIQPEVVSVPESVLEKASEETFSSSLNLPPLLDDDPVPLEHPEPGQAAPSEPPADKGKPDEGIQLELAQEASIPVQPIYIKPSLGLLREPRQKAGSNVTDEMKQNAQRLVDTLASFGVQTRIVDISRGPAVTRYELQPSAGVKISRITGLADDIALNLAAAGVRIEAPIPNKAAVGIEVPNKVISAVSIREIIDSSEFMDAKSKLTVALGRDIAGNTTVADIGKMPHLLIAGSTGSGKSVCINSIIISLLYKSTPDEVRFLMIDPKVVELGVYNGIPQLLVPVVTDPKKAAGALSWAVTEMLKRYKLFADNSVRDLSSYNHLAEKTEGMQKLPQVVIIIDELADLMMAAPNEIEDYICRLAQMARAAGMHLIIATQRPSVDVITGVIKANIPSRIAFAVSSQVDSRTILDMGGAEKLLGRGDMLFNPVGAPKPVRVQGCFVTDEEIENVIAFIKNDATADYDDSIVQEIDNHVVAGKGGKGSSSDSSSNGGDSDEDEMLMPAIECVVEAGMASTSLLQRRLKLGYARAARIVDEMEARGIVGPFEGSKPRQVLISPERWAEMKLSQQE
- a CDS encoding undecaprenyl-diphosphate phosphatase yields the protein MTILEAFLQGLLQGLTEFLPVSSSGHLSLFQYFTGNNSESGFLFSILLHAGTLIAVIICFWGTLWKLLIALVTLVRDLLTGKFSAKNMSSARRMLLFLFLSLVPLGLMLLFKDFISGFSTDTDITVEGFCFLLTGAMLLFAAKERPGRKDALTMGPKDALFIGAAQVIATMPGISRSGSTISAGLLCGLERSYAVAYSFILGIPAVLGAIVLEVGDAVREGSSLSAPVIIMGLLSSVIFGILSIKLVQWVVRGNKLKYFGYYTLVLGMVVLTVGAIDHFTGYAVRGFFLGA
- a CDS encoding YlzJ-like family protein; this encodes MFLYTIVPAEMILGGQDAVEYSYRPVHNAYIEGVSQNGKFTVSRLISTNPRDYLDPRYSPGQILN
- a CDS encoding ClpP family protease, which encodes MQDNDNAPEGEGQEAPGTQEGQENNPNLSEQTQQIIETGGVTSKKGKHVIHCLTIIGQIEGHYILPAQNKTTKYEHVIPQLLAVEQDPEIEGLVIILNTVGGDVEAGLAIAELLSGMKKPTVSLVLGGGHSIGVPLAVSARKSFIVPSATMTVHPVRMNGLVLGVPQTLSYFDKMQERIVKFVTDNSNITGERFRQLMMNKDELVMDVGTVLDGQSAVDEGLIDSLGGVSDVIEALYAMIEGRD
- a CDS encoding FAD-binding protein; the protein is MYDLAIVGLGPAGSTLARLLGPRMRVAAIDRKDSPENGFRKPCGGLLAPDAQKALACLGLTLPRELIVDPQIFSVRTIDLDTGVTRYYQRFYVNLDRHRFDLWLRGLIPPQVDLFTNAACRAVEKIPGGWRVRFWRDGREQTIEAARLVGADGANSLVREVLYPHKKLRSYVSIQQWFADTHTTPFYSCVFDSENTDCYSWALSKDGSLIFGGAYPAKGCRERFERQKRKLESVGIHLGEPKRTEACRVLRPASPGQFCCGRDNAFLIGEAAGFISPSSLEGISSAILSAVMLARVLAAPQGDPNGRYRAATLRLRAKLSLKLLKCPFMYSPPLRRLVMKSGLNSIEVMDG
- a CDS encoding deoxycytidylate deaminase gives rise to the protein MARRDKINYYLDIAETVASRGTCLRRNFGAIIVKNDQIVSTGYVGAPRGRENCSDLGYCTRSKLNVPRGERYELCRSVHAEMNAIIHASREQMLGATLYLVGKEYDTGEYVRNACPCSMCTRLIINAGISTVIIRDDKEEFRVINVADEWVVHDESLKGLSNY
- the rsmA gene encoding 16S rRNA (adenine(1518)-N(6)/adenine(1519)-N(6))-dimethyltransferase RsmA gives rise to the protein MDNLSNIGVIRDVLSRHGFTFSKALGQNFLVNPTVCPRMAELGGAKAGVGVIEIGAGVGVLTAELAKRADKVVCIEIDARLLPVLAETLAGYQNVEIVNADVMRVDLHALIAEKFSGMEVVVCANLPYYITSPIIMSLLEQRLPVKSITVMVQKEAAQRLCAEPATREVGAVTIAVRYYSVPKVLFQVSRGSFMPSPDVDSTVIRLDIRERPQYDVGDEKAFFAVVKAAFSQRRKTILNCLASGLSLAKPDAAALLETAGVPGTARAEQLTMEQFAALSRAAKEMKR
- a CDS encoding redox-sensing transcriptional repressor Rex, which produces MPKHEGVSLSVIRRLPRYYRFLGDLLKKDVTRISSRELAQLMQLTASQIRQDLNCFGGFGQQGYGYNVAALYKEIGNILGLNKQADIILIGAGNLGRTLAKHMNFDTSGFKLVGIFDNSPTVIGQKIREHTVRDTTELEDFCRENHPRAAILCIPREVAYETAERLKNLGINCFWNFSHYDLLLNFENVVVENVHLGDSLMTLCYRMNQFYADEKS
- a CDS encoding isocitrate/isopropylmalate family dehydrogenase, whose protein sequence is MDQKVQAAVEHFAALVEAQLARNERIKATKDFVDYEHLDKIVIGVCGGDGIGPIITNEAARVLKHLLADEVAAGRVEFKQIDGLTIENRAAVGKAIPDDVLAELKKCHVILKGPTTTPRAGDPWPNIESANVAMRKELDLFANVRPVKVPSEGIDWTFFRENTEGAYTLGSCGVNVDDEVAFDFVVTTTEGTERIARLAFDYAKKNHKDRVSIVTKANIVKTTDGKFLKLCQNIAKEYPDISTDDWYIDIMTAKLIDQKRRRDFKVFVLPNLYGDIITDEAAEFQGGVGTAGSANIGKRYAMFEAIHGSAPRMIKEGRGKYADPCSMLRAAVLLLSHIGFQAQADKLDRALDVCMYEEKKLTITGRDTGCTCEEFGNYVMDTVASL
- a CDS encoding RNA polymerase sigma factor, yielding MSRTTTHSKYRQDKPLFPQRAWNAHLSDPDKVASETYGGNGDNTPARERYRRFAANAIRFLPPGQREAVRLYYLEGIKMPEAAKILGVSRSTVSRRLAAARKTLRELARFCTDSGFLPP